CATTcgtgttcttgtaacagtgacaataaaaatcTATTCAGTGACTCCTGGCGCCCCGCGGATAGGTGACCATTAAACTATACCTGCAAAATGGCCCCCCACAGGATACCatcgtttttttccctttaggtTTTCAcctgtctttatattaaggaAGTAAAGAAATCAAAAGAGTTCTTGCGATTCAGCCAAAAATAAACACTTCTCCTTGACTTTCTCTACGCAGACACTGCAATGCTGTCTCGCAAGTCTTTCGGAGACTGGTTGCATCACAAGCCAAGAAAAACTGTTTCTTTATTGACGTGATCGTTAATCAGCTCGACTCATCAAGAGGGCTGTGCCAACCTTTTGTCGTTTAAATATAACACATAACAGCTTTATAGCAACAAGCCTGTCACCGCCAACCTCAATTCTCCAAAGCTTGATTAGCGAGCAGTaaaatctctctcttttttaaaaaaatatttatttagttatttttacaaACTTTGACAGAAAAAGCTTTTAAATCATTAAGCCTTTTGATCTTTTTTCTTACCTGGGTCAAATCCTGGTCTGTCAGTAGGTGCAACTCCCGGGGTTTGAAGCAGTTCTGACATTTACTTTTGTTGAAGAAGTTTGCTTGGAATTTCCTACAGGGATTTTCTTTAGCGGTAGACATTATATTTCACCTcttaataattataatatttttttaaaatgaataatttcCGTGGGGAAACGCAGAAGGTGCAATCTCGCTGTTTTCTTGTGCGTCTCTTCTTATCCTAACTTGGAAAAAGCCCCAGCACACCGATGCATTgtcaagctaaaaaaaaaaaaagaccaaaccaAGAGTTTAACAGTTCTGGGACGACGTTCAAAGCTTCTTTTATCGCTTTAGCTGTATCCAGTTGCTGCCTCCCAATAAATAATTAGCTGCCATCAAGCCAGCCTTCTCATCCTTCAGTGATGAATGCCTTTCAGTCCATGGCCTGCAACCACAAAGCGTAGCGGCGAGAAGGTGGCTAATATCCTGTTAGCTTTCCAATGGGTATCCAGATCAATAACGTGATGGTGTGAGCCGCAAAAGCAACATTTGTACACAGCTATGGCCTTCGAGCTCCGGGAAAACAGTGTCATTTAAGTAACAACACACTCCCATATGAAAGACTCGATCCAAAAGACGGCTCAGTCAGACAGGAGGCTACTATCCCGTTCGCAGCACTCAGTCCATGCGAAGTTCATCCAGTGCTCCTTGCTAAGCTAGCCCAGTTAGCTCGCACACAGATAGGCTAGCTAATGAAATTCTTCCCTTGCTGGCGTATTcaactttttaaagaaaaagactcggtcaaaaaaatcaaaaagcttCATGTGCTTTCCTCCCAGGTGGGAACGCAGTATGCAGGGCGAGCACCTCTTGGGCAGTCACAGATGCCAAAACGAGTACTTAGGGCTTGGTTCCATAACTAGCCTGGTTAGCAGCAGTgggtttattttcttctttcccaACGGAGCAAGGGGGGAGAAGACAGAAGAGAGAGCGCAAATACACACAAGCTCCTGGAATTCTACGTGCTCTCGCGATAACTGCTCACTGCCGCCACCCACCGAAAGAAGACAGTAAATGAAATGTTTTAGTTATACTTACTTGGGGACGCAGGCATAGTCATGCTTATGTTTTTGAATGTCAAATGTGATCACTTATTAAAAATAGAATTAATACCACTATTAATACCACTTTAAAACAGATGGGAAAGCCCCGTTTTCTTTTCTTGATTTGTGTAAATTGTGTACAAATTTTGCCAGctcacacaacaacacacagttcaaaatatGTATTGATAGATGTTTTTGTTTACccctattaaaaaaaactgacaacAGAATAATATATAATTTGGGGAAATGTGTTTCCTTGAAACAGCAGTACAATGCAAACTCTCTGAAGACCAAGTGCAAGTCACACTCTCACTTATCGTCCATCCCCTCAGGCTGGCAACAAGGAAACATGCCTTAGATGCTGCGCACCACATATGTGTGTATTAATGGCTGACTCAAGCATAGGCTATTATAAGCAGTAGGTTCCAGTGGACAGCAGCAAGTCAGACACACAGAGAACAGAGCTGTGTGAATGGACAAGGGACACTGAGGGAGGAGAAAGGCCTCCATTACCTAACTAAACCCTGAAAACATCAACGGCCAGTCTTGCTGAAGGATTAGCTCCTGGTCATCGCTGTAAGTGAACCAATAATAACACAGATTATAGGTTTGTGCATGCCTGTTGTGTGGTTGCTATAGATATGCACTTCACAAGCTGACTTAACCTCCAATCATGTGTCAGTCCAAACATGGGGCTAAGCTGGGAATTGGATCTCTGGATCATCAGTTTTAATATGGCTTAGGGGGTTCCTTAATGTGTTTTCCTCGAGTAAAGCAGGAAAAGTAaggttatttaatttatttataaattatattacattataaatGCGAGGCTCCCTGGCTGCCCCCCTTAGGGTATCCTATGACATTATCCTGGAGGTGACATAGTGCAAGAAAATTCTGTGGCGGCATCATGGCCAGAATATATTTAGCTGTTCTCCTTAAACTCACTTTACATGGCAAGTGTGTAGCAAGGCCTCCAAATGCAATCTGTTACCCCAGGACACTTAACACAGTTATAACAGAAGAACACATTCAAAGCAAATGTGCCTACTATATTGGTCTCAAAGTCTCTTTCAATATAGGGAAGGTACAAATGACATTTGTCATTATAGGGTATATACTGATCTGCTTTTCAGCTACAGTTTAGAAGAGACTGCTAACACCACCCtcacatgtgtgcaaaattatAAGTTGGATCAACAGCTGATTATCTCAGCTTAGTACTAAGACTGGAAGCAGGGTGAAACAGCAAGCTTAGCTCTGTCTAAAGGTAGAAATTTAACCTACAAATACAAATGTACAACATTTCTATTTAACATATTAGTTTGTAGGTAAAAtaacaacagcaaaaataaataaataaaataaagagaaaagaaaatatatgtGGTTTTTCACTTGGTTACTCCAGATATGCTGTTAGGCTTTAActattttttcagtgtttatgtATAATGGTTATCACAGTTAcctaacattttaaaaattcccAGTTGGAGATCAGGAGGGGGTACATACTTCTGGGAAGGTTTCATCAGGAAGGACATCTGGTCTATTTTGATACCATATATTATACGATATTATATTATAGTTTTTATGAGTATTCTCCCCACACTGACCCGTCTTTTTTCTCTGCTACAGAACATGGGCCTGCCCTCAGTGATAGTGTTGCCCCTGCTGATCGTTGTGGCAGCAGGCGTGTACTACATCTACAATGAGATTTTGCACTTCATGTCCAAGTCCTTAGTACGAAACAAAGTGGTGGTGATCACTGATGCTGTGTCTGGGGTGGGGACCGGTAAGGGATCCaacttgtgtttttattatttaatcttaCTTTGATCTGAACTTGACATTTAATAAAcataatcttcttttttttttcagagtgtGCCCGTCTCTTCCACAAAGGTGGGGCCAGACTGATCCTTTGTGGGACTGGCTGGGATAAGCTGGAGTCTCTGTATGACTCTTTGACAACTGATGCTGACCCCAGAGAGGTGAGgaatttatcagttaacttttAATATGGCTGTTTCAGTAAAATTAATGTCTGTTAGTATGTGCAGGAAGCTTTTGCAATAAAGTGATAACCCTTAACACACAGCAAAGCCTCCTCCTACAATACCAAAACAAATTCCCCAAGTAACTGAGAGGAATTAACATGTGACACCAACTTGGCTTTTcaagttttacagttttcttAATTAGCAGAATATCAGGTTCTGTCCTTGTCTTTATCGTAATCCTGCTCACTCACCACCTCACAGATCACCACTTCCTCTGGAGAACACAATAGCAGGATATCATGTCGGACAGCAAGTAGTGCACCACATGCCTTCTATGTACAGGCCCAAGCACATGGATGTTTATGGGATGAAATCTAGTATATGTATGACACAAAGCTGAAACTTTTCTGCTTAGAGTTATGGTTGCTATCCTTGGAATATCCTTTCTTTTATTAAGGACTGTGTTCTTGATCTTTGAAGACAGAATGGTGACAGAATTACTCAAAAAGCTCAGTTAACCCTCATAACCTCTTTCTAATGCTTTTTAATTTGATATGAAGTCAAGAATAGAATACAAAATTTTGTTAAATGAAAATGGAGCTAAAAGAAAATCTTAATGCTAATATGAAGCTCATGATTAGCTTAGCTTAGTAGCCTGTAAACCTCCAAGCAGGAGGAAAACAGCTTCAGTCTAACCAAACATAGTTGTCCATCAGTTACACACGTGTTCAAATTAAACTAACCCTTGTTTATCGACAGACATTTGCCCCAAAGTTGGTAATTCTGGACTTCAGTGATATGGACAGTATGGAGGACGTGATTGCTGAGGTGGTCGATTGTTATGGTTGTGTGGACGTGCTGATCTGCAATAGCAGTATGAAGCTGAAAGCGCCGGTTCAGAGTATCTCCTTGGAACAGGACAGAAATATCATGGATGTTAACTACTTCGGCCCAAGCACTCTAGCCAAAGGTGGGGTTGGCATTCTTAGAAATCCAGTagcatttctttgtttgttattaTTAAGATCTTATgaatgatatttttaaaaatgcgaCAGGTGTTCTTCCAATGATGATTTCAAGACGATCAGGCCACATTGTACTGGTCAACAGCATACAGGGCAGACTGGCTGTTCCATTCAGAAGTTCATGTGAGTTCCCGGCAAAGGTCACTAAAACTCTTTAGAAGTACACTTAgcactgaataaaaacaagagcAGTGAGCAAGATCTTTGCAAGtaatacatttttactttttatatgTGATTCCATTTGAAATCATCTTTACCTAGTTATTTAAACATACATGGAATTGCTAGTTAATGGTTAGGTATACCTAGGTACAACCTATGGACTCTGGAAAGCCTATTCAGCCTATTCAGTAGTAGAAAAGCACCTTCACAGCATGAAATAATACACATGTGGGCGTCTAaggacaaaacagaaaacaactgaaCAAAGTATGCTGTATGGTATGTTTGGAATTCTTCCGTGCTTGCCACACTTCTTTTGTGAGTGTATCATTATGCGTGTTTGTGTTCATACCTGTCAGATGCCGCGTCTAAGCATGCGGCGCAGGCCTTCTTTGACTGTCTGCGAGCTGAAGTGGAAGAGTATGGAATAATTGTCAGCACCATCAGTCATACCTTCATCAATGCTTCTGAACCGCCGCCTGTAGACGAACCTGTTCCCAAACCAAACCCCGTAGCTGAATGTGAGTAAAACAGTAGCAATGAAGCATTAAGGTGACTGAATAGTTCATGGAATGAATACACGTTCAGATTTCTGAAATGTTCCTGTTATTGTGGTGCATAGGCAAAACTAAACGAATCTGTCCTCTCGCAGTTATTGCCAGGCAGCTGACCCACGGTGTGCGCCCGTCGGTCCTGGCCAATGAAATCATGCAAACCGTGaacaggaagaggaaggaggttctgctgGTCCACCCCATCCCCAGGGTGGCTCTCCATCTGCGCTCCCTCTTTCCTCCCTTCCTCTTCGCTGTGCTGGCTGCTGGAGTGAAAGACTCAGTGTTGGCTGAGCAGATGCAGTAGAAGAAAGGCTAGTGTGTGGGAGAAAGAGATGAGCAGTAaagcttactttttttttttggacatgCCAATTAAGTAAATGTATATCCTGAGGATTCCAGATGGTTTTGTAATAATAATGCTGAACAGATTGTTAATAATGACCAGTAAAGCACCTTAAGATGCAACGATAGAGGCCTTAAAGGTGCTTTTTGGAATTACCCTCTGCAGAAATGAATGACTAtcaccagggggcagtgtttTACCTGTGGCTGTATAGAGatatgtgctgctgtttaaccttttaaagtctgaaccatgaaataattacCAGAAAATCCTTGTTTTTCGGGGGAAAATTGAGTGTTTATTGGAGCTCCTGACATAtaagttttaatttgtatcatatttgctacatacaacattttttttgtcataattTATTGCTTAAAAACATATTGTGCAATTTATTGTTTAAGTTTTTCAGAGGAGTGGTGTGGTGTGAGAGaatcacactgatgatgaagaagtctcaaaaactcacaaaaccTCTTGTACTAAATATGATACCTTAGGAGCTAAGGGGTTAACttgtaatatttcttttttgctgCCACTTTAATTCTTTACCTGGGTAAATAATGGCTACATTAACTTACTGCACCATCTAGTGGTACAACTGATCTTACACAAAAGTACTACAAGCCCCTTCAGTTTCAAATGATAATGCTCAACACAACTGGTcaatccttttttgtttttaactttctgTTGACAGCTGAGAAAGAGGAATTTctaaatgaatgaatttataATAGCTGCTTTTAGACAGAGGACGTTTTTGCCCATTTGTGGCAGAGGAAACAAGGTGTGAACCCATTAATCTCATAAAGCTTGAAAGGCTAACATGATAGCATTTAATTAGAAAGCCAACA
This sequence is a window from Pelmatolapia mariae isolate MD_Pm_ZW linkage group LG8, Pm_UMD_F_2, whole genome shotgun sequence. Protein-coding genes within it:
- the dhrs7cb gene encoding dehydrogenase/reductase (SDR family) member 7Cb codes for the protein MGLPSVIVLPLLIVVAAGVYYIYNEILHFMSKSLVRNKVVVITDAVSGVGTECARLFHKGGARLILCGTGWDKLESLYDSLTTDADPRETFAPKLVILDFSDMDSMEDVIAEVVDCYGCVDVLICNSSMKLKAPVQSISLEQDRNIMDVNYFGPSTLAKGVLPMMISRRSGHIVLVNSIQGRLAVPFRSSYAASKHAAQAFFDCLRAEVEEYGIIVSTISHTFINASEPPPVDEPVPKPNPVAEFIARQLTHGVRPSVLANEIMQTVNRKRKEVLLVHPIPRVALHLRSLFPPFLFAVLAAGVKDSVLAEQMQ